The Salvelinus namaycush isolate Seneca chromosome 13, SaNama_1.0, whole genome shotgun sequence genome includes a region encoding these proteins:
- the LOC120057917 gene encoding gamma-crystallin M2-like has product MGKIVFFEDKNFQGRSYECSSDCPDLHSFFSRCNSIRVESGCWVLYERPNYAGYQYILTPGEYPDHQQWMGFNDSIRSCRSIKNVYGNSYKIRCYDRPDFAGHMAEWSEDCPSVHEAFKFREFHSAVVTDGAWAFYELPNYRGRQYFLERKEYHSFTDWGATSPVVGSFRRITEF; this is encoded by the exons ATGGGGAAG ATTGTATTCTTTGAGGATAAGAACTTCCAAGGTCGTAGTTATGAGTGCAGCAGCGACTGCCCAGACCTGCACTCCTTCTTCAGCCGCTGTAACTCTATCAGGGTGGAGAGCGGCTGCTGGGTTCTTTACGAGCGCCCCAACTATGCAGGCTACCAGTACATCCTGACCCCTGGGGAGTACCCTGACCACCAGCAGTGGATGGGCTTCAACGACAGCATCAGATCCTGTCGCTCTATCAAAAAC GTCTATGGAAATTCCTACAAGATCAGATGCTATGACAGGCCAGATTTTGCTGGCCATATGGCAGAGTGGAGTGAGGACTGCCCATCGGTCCACGAAGCATTCAAGTTCCGTGAGTTCCACTCTGCTGTGGTGACGGACGGTGCCTGGGCATTCTACGAGCTGCCCAACTACAGGGGGCGCCAGTACTTCCTGGAGCGCAAAGAGTACCATAGCTTCACGGACTGGGGCGCCACCTCCCCTGTCGTGGGCTCCTTCCGCAGGATTACAGAGTTCTAG